In Eriocheir sinensis breed Jianghai 21 chromosome 10, ASM2467909v1, whole genome shotgun sequence, the following proteins share a genomic window:
- the LOC126996513 gene encoding uncharacterized protein LOC126996513, with the protein MSRGRERERRRSHSHSRSRSRSRGRNFSPARRGISDVTSDPKTINARIFVGSINVSMTREMLQEHFSQYGRVVGVSITRHKFGFVQFEEEEEAAACLSAGSTAYISGKRVDVKPAKIGGGLGMGVSPVGGSSRRGRYSDSRERSPPGRGDEDYYNDYYGRGDSGNGSGGGGGGGGSGGSGGGGGGGGGGGGGGGVGGGGRGGGGGGGRERDRDRGGRGRGGHYEDMYDNYYRGYYPRYDDSYQRPPPPDMDMDSRHGGPPREYPSYSEPMDPLDPNRPNDVEIVVPNKMQRDYAERIEAQLKSFNMMVDLLFPPPDILPSQVLTDLSQRRCLYAIFITAENESHHSLTLNILHGSPQEHRNMPVDDALRLIEQNFEEYVKKARQRNIREVVPRDIRNLLLDLLETRPLSMGDLDKLIKYLKERQSMLVDDQIEQKRETAAGASASRPMAVTYPGYNYGSNHNVVGSDTSVSQSTTVATAAPGTVSVVPQPSAAAAAAAAAAAAAAAVSGSAYPSYGSVPGLTSGVYSAYGMAAPVPATPVAAPMITAGSIGGAGNKQAELQERILNLMKGPAGGGVPTGVPPPSGVPAPTGVPPPSGVPPPSMVPPVWPTGMTSHSNKAASSPAIKVSQSGGPPGQSTLFAAYTPWNQ; encoded by the exons ATGTCTCGAGGCCGTGAACGTGAACGTCGGCGCTCACACAGCCACAGCCGCAGCAGGAGTCGCAGCAG AGGCCGCAATTTCTCACCTGCACGAAGAGGAATCTCTGATGTCACCTCCGATCCCAAGACCATCAATGCACGCATCTTTGTTGGCAGCATCAATGTGTCCATGACCAGAGAAATGCTTCAGGAACATTTTTCTCAGTATGGACGAGTTGTTG GAGTGTCCATTACAAGGCACAAGTTTGGCTTTGTGCaatttgaggaagaggaggaggcagcagcctGTCTGAGTGCAGGCAGCACAGCGTACATATCAGGGAAGAGAGTCG ATGTGAAGCCAGCCAAAATAGGAGGTGGCCTGGGCATGGGTGTGTCACCAGTTGGTGGGAGTTCTCGTAGAGGGCGCTACAGTGATAGCAGAGAGAGGTCCCCGCCAGGAAGGGGAGACGAAGACTACTACAATGATTATTACGG GAGAGGagatagtggtaatggtagtggaggaggagggggaggaggaggaagtggtggtagtggtggcggtggcggtggtggtggtggaggtggtggcggaggaggagtgggaggaggaggaagagggggtggaggtggtgggggacgGGAAAGAGACCGTGACCGAGGAGGGAGGGGTCGAGGAGGCCACTATGAGGACATGTACGACAATTATTACCGGGGATACTACCCACGCTACGACGACTCCTACCAGCGGCCACCACCCCCTGACATGGACATGGACAGCCGTCACGGCGGCCCGCCCAGGGAATACCCCAGCTACTCCGAGCCCATGGACCCTCTGGACCCCAACCGACCCAATGATGTGGAAATTGTTGTTCCCAATAAAATGCAGAG GGATTATGCTGAGAGGATTGAGGCACAGCTGAAGTCCTTCAACATGATGGTGGACTTACTGTTCCCTCCACCAGACATCCTCCCCTCCCAGGTGCTGACTGACCTCAGCCAGCGCCGTTGTCTCTATGCCATCTTCATCACTGCTGAGAACGAGAGTCACCACTCCCTCACCCTCAACATACTTCACGGAAGTCCACAAG AACATCGCAACATGCCGGTTGATGACGCTTTGCGTTTAATTGAACAAAATTTTGAGGAATACGTCAAGAAAGCCCGTCAACGGAATATTCGTGAGGTTGTGCCCCGAGATATTCGCAATTTGCTCCTTGATTTGCTTGAGACGCGTCCCCTCTCCATGGGTGACCTGGACAAGCTGATCAAGTACCTGAAGGAGCGACAAAGCATGCTGGTGGATGACCAAATAGAGCAGAAGCGAGAGACTGCTGCAG GAGCCAGTGCCAGCCGCCCCATGGCAGTAACTTACCCAGGGTATAATTATGGTTCCAACCATAACGTGGTGGGTTCTGATACTTCTGTAAGCCAGAGTACTACAGTAGCCACTGCTGCTCCAGGTACCGTTAGTGTGGTTCCAcagccatcagcagcagcagcagctgccgctgctgctgctgctgctgctgctgctgtttcagGTAGTGCCTATCCTTCTTACGGGAGTGTGCCAGGCTTGACCAGCGGTGTGTACAGTGCGTATGGCATGGCCGCCCCAGTGCCGGCCACACCCGTCGCCGCCCCCATGATCACTGCCGGTTCCATTGGTGGTGCAGGTAATAAGCAGGCCGAACTGCAGGAGAGAATACTTAATCTGATGAAGGGTCCTGCCGGGGGAGGCGTGCCCACAGGGGTGCCACCCCCCTCAGGTGTCCCTGCCCCCACGGGTGTGCCACCTCCCTCGGGGGTGCCGCCCCCCAGCATGGTGCCTCCCGTCTGGCCCACAGGCATGACCAGCCATTCCAACAAGGCTGCGTCTTCCCCTGCCATCAAAGTGTCACAGTCAGGTGGTCCGCCTGGACAAAGCACACTTTTTGCTGCTTACACACCTTGGAATCAGTAA
- the LOC126996512 gene encoding patatin-like phospholipase domain-containing protein 2 isoform X2: MDSVSHLEGSRGWTTMENCQRDRKKKNIDDVTAVTFCGCGFLGVYLVGVATYMQQHVPQILRGRLGGSSVGSLIATCLACDVPIEVVRKSINETAEAARQYTFGVFNPFYPLEEPLLGKLLELLPEDAHIRASGRLYLSLTRASTLTNEVVCEYATRDELLRAVLCCCFLPGVSGFSVPTFQGHKYIDGGMSNNMPLKGPSNISVNVFAGEFDICPEEQKSYGLTTAFNQSVEMSSQNVKKFFQALLPPIDLDDYYEQGYLDAKKYFTGS; encoded by the exons ATGGATTCTGTCAGTCACCTGGAGGGATCAAGAGGCTGGACGACAATGGAGAACTGCCAGagggacaggaaaaagaaaaatattgatga TGTTACCGCTGTCACATTCTGTGGCTGCGGCTTCCTTGGGGTGTACCTGGTAGGTGTGGCAACCTACATGCAGCAGCACGTGCCCCAGATCCTGAGAGGGCGTCTGGGAGGCTCCTCTGTGGGGTCCCTTATTGCAACGTGTCTGGCCTGCGACGTCCCTATTGAG GTTGTGAGGAAGTCCATTAATGAAACAGCTGAAGCAGCACGTCAGTACACCTTTGGGGTGTTCAATCCCTTCTACCCTCTGGAAGAACCACTGTTGGGGAAACTGCTGGAGCTACTGCCTGAGGATGCCCATATTCGTGCCTCAGGCAGACTGTACCTCTCCCTCACTCGTGCCTCGACTCTCACTAATGAG GTGGTGTGTGAGTATGCAACGCGTGATGAGCTGTtgcgtgctgtgctgtgctgctGCTTCCTGCCAGGGGTGTCTGGCTTTTCTGTCCCCACCTTCCAGGGGCACAA GTATATTGATGGGGGCATGAGCAACAACATGCCACTTAAGGGACCTTCCAACATAAGTGTGAATGTCTTCGCTGGAGAGTTTGACATCTGCCCAGAGGAACAGAAGAGCTATGGTCTTACCACAGCCTTCAACCAATCAGTGGAAATGTCTTCACAGAATGTGAAAAAGTTCTTTCAGGCCCTGTTGCCCCCAATTGACCTGGATGACTACTATGAACAAGGTTATCTAGATGCAAAAAAATACTTCACTGGTTCTTAG
- the LOC126996512 gene encoding neurofilament heavy polypeptide-like isoform X1, whose amino-acid sequence MTDILPRTSSPELQYSEAKSLSEEINDYLQKRFSEELDETPISLTAEQEGSLPGDLSAELDTRSPRSSTFGKNELLPESSSEQTQVHSPRGSSAGLEARSPRGSSAEFEARSPRGSSAGLEARSPRGSSAGLEARSPRGSSAGLEARSPRGSSAEFETRSTRGSSAGLEARSPRGSSAGLEARSPRGSSAEFEARSPRGSSAGLEARSPRGSSAEFEARSPRGSSAGLETRSPRGSSAGLESRSPRGSSAGLETRSPRGSSAGLESRLPRGSSAGLEAGSPRGSSAGLETRSPRGSSAGLESRSPRGSSAGLETRSPRGSSAGLESRSPRGSSAGLEAGSPRGSSAGLEESYPNNLFVNQENYTLRDLSEGSDAHSPQIFVSEEEQQGRRHSSDLLASGEEPASVESLKKKLLVPLPLEVTVSKEPRKSIGMEMFNYLVRRFSTVEDPYGSAILKQNSKDEDSEAASEHSDAPEKEDIEANTGDIMSHGTMISSPYNHEDKSTEVSDDSDSELDMTWNVNEDKLEELASGDELQDRSRSVSLGTDVSSPLDHARTLIFEDAEEEPHVSIDKGVRRSSGVGKEIYLEKIQSNNEEDASHCLRLTNGSESSIKSTPRRSVTPNAGLHKSNIVSEEIKTYEEKEVESDDEKLNNMWVIRKVNGVAPPGVNNDISTEDPELEVTTEYYQLDLETGDLYRYEVPDIYSALYHHFFAILGGEDFDVIDMELNPASLDSVKPLNTEDSPQLKSLGRQLMDSVSHLEGSRGWTTMENCQRDRKKKNIDDVTAVTFCGCGFLGVYLVGVATYMQQHVPQILRGRLGGSSVGSLIATCLACDVPIEVVRKSINETAEAARQYTFGVFNPFYPLEEPLLGKLLELLPEDAHIRASGRLYLSLTRASTLTNEVVCEYATRDELLRAVLCCCFLPGVSGFSVPTFQGHKYIDGGMSNNMPLKGPSNISVNVFAGEFDICPEEQKSYGLTTAFNQSVEMSSQNVKKFFQALLPPIDLDDYYEQGYLDAKKYFTGS is encoded by the exons ATGACTGACATCTTACCAAGGACCTCATCACCAGAACTGCAGTACAGCGAGGCAAAGAGCTTGTCAGAAGAAATAAATGATTATTTACAAAAGAGGTTTTCAGAAGAATTAGATGAAACACCAATATCCTTAACAGCTGAACAAGAGGGTAGTTTACCAGGAGACCTGTCAGCAGAGCTTGATACCCGTTCACCAAGGAGCTCAACATTCGGAAAGAATGAACTTTTACCAGAGAGTTCTTCAGAACAAACACAGGTTCACTCACCAAGGGGCTCGTCAGCAGGACTGGAGGCACGTTCACCAAGGGGCTCGTCAGCAGAATTTGAGGCACGTTCACCAAGGGGCTCATCAGCAGGACTTGAGGCACGTTCACCAAGGGGCTCATCAGCAGGACTTGAGGCACGTTCACCAAGGGGATCATCAGCAGGACTTGAGGCACGTTCACCAAGGGGCTCATCAGCAGAATTTGAGACACGTTCAACAAGGGGCTCATCAGCAGGACTTGAGGCACGTTCACCAAGGGGCTCGTCAGCAGGACTGGAGGCACGTTCACCAAGGGGCTCGTCAGCAGAATTTGAGGCACGTTCACCAAGGGGCTCGTCAGCAGGACTTGAGGCACGTTCACCAAGGGGCTCATCAGCAGAATTTGAGGCACGTTCACCAAGGGGCTCGTCAGCAGGACTGGAGACACGTTCACCAAGGGGCTCGTCAGCAGGACTGGAGTCTCGTTCACCAAGGGGCTCGTCAGCAGGACTGGAGACACGTTCACCAAGGGGCTCGTCAGCAGGACTGGAGTCTCGTTTACCAAGGGGCTCGTCAGCAGGACTGGAGGCAGGTTCACCAAGGGGGTCGTCAGCAGGACTGGAGACACGTTCACCAAGGGGCTCGTCAGCAGGACTGGAGTCTCGTTCACCAAGGGGCTCGTCAGCAGGACTGGAGACACGTTCACCAAGGGGCTCGTCAGCAGGACTGGAGTCTCGTTCACCAAGGGGCTCGTCAGCAGGACTGGAGGCAGGTTCACCAAGGGGCTCGTCAGCAGGACTGGAGGAAAGTTATCCGAATAATTTGTTTGTAAATCAAGAAAACTATACCCTGAGGGACCTATCAGAAGGAAGTGACGCTCATTCACCTCAGATCTTTGTATCGGAGGAAGAACAACAAGGTCGTAGACATTCGTCGGATTTACTTGCCAGTGGGGAGGAGCCAGCATCTGTAGAGTCATTGAAAAAGAAACTGTTGGTGCCACTGCCTCTAGAGGTAACAGTTAGTAAAGAGCCGCGAAAATCTATAGGCATGGAAATGTTCAACTACCTCGTTCGTCGGTTTAGCACCGTTGAAGATCCTTACGGGTCTGCTATTCTGAAACAGAATAGTAAAGATGAAGATTCTGAAGCAGCTTCTGAGCATTCTGATGCTCCAGAGAAAGAAGACATTGAAGCTAATACAGGTGATATAATGTCCCATGGAACCATGATATCTAGTCCTTACAACCATGAAGATAAATCAACTGAAGTGTCAGACGATTCTGACTCTGAACTTGATATGACATGGAATGTTAATGAAGACAAATTAGAGGAGTTAGCTTCTGGGGATGAGCTGCAAGATCGTTCCAGGAGTGTTTCCCTTGGTACAGATGTCAGCAGTCCACTGGACCATGCTAGAACTCTCATCTTTGAGGATGCTGAGGAAGAGCCACACGTTTCTATTGATAAGGGTGTACGTCGGTCGAGTGGAGTTGGAAAAGAAATTTATCTCGAAAAAATACAGTCAAATAATGAAGAGGATGCCAGTCACTGCCTGAGGTTGACAAACGGGTCAGAAAGTAGCATCAAGTCAACACCTCGAAGGAGCGTTACTCCTAATGCAGGTCTTCATAAATCAAATATAGTTTCGGAGGAAATTAAGacatatgaagaaaaggaagtagagtcTGATGATGAAAAGTTAAATAACATGTGGGTCATTAGAAAAGTCAATGGTGTGGCTCCACCTGGTGTCAACAATGATATTTCCACCGAAGACCCAGAATTGGAAGTGACAACAGAGTATTACCAACTCGACCTCGAAACAGGAGACTTGTATCGCTATGAGGTGCCAGACATATATTCAGCTCTGTACCACCACTTCTTCGCCATCCTGGGTGGGGAGGACTTCGATGTTATAGACATGGAACTCAACCCGGCTTCACTGGACTCCGTGAAGCCACTCAACACTGAAGATTCCCCACAGCTAAAGTCATTAG GGAGACAGCTGATGGATTCTGTCAGTCACCTGGAGGGATCAAGAGGCTGGACGACAATGGAGAACTGCCAGagggacaggaaaaagaaaaatattgatga TGTTACCGCTGTCACATTCTGTGGCTGCGGCTTCCTTGGGGTGTACCTGGTAGGTGTGGCAACCTACATGCAGCAGCACGTGCCCCAGATCCTGAGAGGGCGTCTGGGAGGCTCCTCTGTGGGGTCCCTTATTGCAACGTGTCTGGCCTGCGACGTCCCTATTGAG GTTGTGAGGAAGTCCATTAATGAAACAGCTGAAGCAGCACGTCAGTACACCTTTGGGGTGTTCAATCCCTTCTACCCTCTGGAAGAACCACTGTTGGGGAAACTGCTGGAGCTACTGCCTGAGGATGCCCATATTCGTGCCTCAGGCAGACTGTACCTCTCCCTCACTCGTGCCTCGACTCTCACTAATGAG GTGGTGTGTGAGTATGCAACGCGTGATGAGCTGTtgcgtgctgtgctgtgctgctGCTTCCTGCCAGGGGTGTCTGGCTTTTCTGTCCCCACCTTCCAGGGGCACAA GTATATTGATGGGGGCATGAGCAACAACATGCCACTTAAGGGACCTTCCAACATAAGTGTGAATGTCTTCGCTGGAGAGTTTGACATCTGCCCAGAGGAACAGAAGAGCTATGGTCTTACCACAGCCTTCAACCAATCAGTGGAAATGTCTTCACAGAATGTGAAAAAGTTCTTTCAGGCCCTGTTGCCCCCAATTGACCTGGATGACTACTATGAACAAGGTTATCTAGATGCAAAAAAATACTTCACTGGTTCTTAG